The following coding sequences are from one uncultured Cohaesibacter sp. window:
- a CDS encoding glutathione S-transferase family protein, which translates to MLIDGKWTQDWQPVQKSDKDGRFVRQTSSFRNWITPDGAPGPTGEGGFKAEAGRYRLYVALICPWASRTLIARKLKGLEEIIPITVVNPVMTDQGWSFGGYSGADEDPLFGFSYIHELYTRADSHFSGRATVPALWDMKQNVMVNNESADIVRMFDTAFEHMIPSDLRLYPEDLHEEIDALNPVIYNNFNNGVYKAGFATTQQAYDEAVEGVFKTLDMLENRLEGDFIFGDRFTETDIRTFVTLIRFDAAYHGIFKTNRKQIRDYPKLSAYMERILRLPGVIDTVNMDHITRGYYSIKALNPNGIRPTGPAHIEALLKSVAQ; encoded by the coding sequence ATGCTGATCGATGGAAAATGGACGCAAGACTGGCAGCCAGTACAAAAATCTGACAAGGATGGCAGGTTCGTACGCCAGACCTCCAGTTTCCGTAACTGGATCACGCCGGACGGTGCTCCTGGTCCAACCGGGGAAGGGGGCTTCAAGGCAGAGGCCGGGCGCTATCGCCTTTATGTGGCTCTGATCTGCCCTTGGGCTTCCCGAACCCTGATTGCCCGTAAACTGAAGGGGCTGGAAGAGATTATTCCGATCACCGTCGTCAATCCTGTCATGACGGATCAGGGCTGGTCGTTCGGTGGCTATTCCGGTGCGGATGAAGATCCTTTGTTTGGGTTCAGCTATATCCATGAGCTTTATACCCGCGCTGACTCGCATTTCTCGGGGCGGGCAACTGTTCCGGCCCTGTGGGACATGAAGCAGAATGTTATGGTCAATAACGAGAGTGCCGATATCGTAAGAATGTTCGACACCGCATTCGAACATATGATCCCGTCTGATCTGCGTCTGTATCCGGAAGACCTTCACGAAGAGATCGATGCCCTGAACCCTGTTATCTACAACAATTTCAATAACGGCGTTTACAAAGCCGGTTTCGCGACGACCCAACAGGCTTATGACGAAGCTGTAGAAGGTGTTTTCAAAACGCTTGATATGCTGGAAAATCGTCTTGAAGGCGATTTCATCTTCGGTGATCGCTTTACCGAAACCGACATTCGCACCTTTGTAACGCTAATCCGGTTTGATGCTGCCTATCATGGGATCTTCAAGACCAACCGTAAGCAGATCAGGGACTATCCGAAGCTATCGGCCTATATGGAGAGGATTCTGCGGCTTCCCGGTGTCATTGACACGGTAAACATGGATCATATCACGCGCGGCTATTATTCCATCAAGGCCCTCAACCCCAATGGAATCCGCCCAACGGGTCCGGCTCACATCGAAGCCCTGCTGAAATCCGTCGCTCAATAG
- a CDS encoding NADPH-dependent F420 reductase encodes MHIHFRRNKPPSKPENRRQEKQGVNKMNIAIVGAGNIGSGLASVLAKTSHSISVVDSDDGVAAAAKLKEQGIEVKASALKPAVAAADLIILATPYAASKAIVAEADFSGKILVDVSNPITDDFSGLQVGFNSSAAEELAQLAPAAKVVKAFNTVFAQHYASGLKLNGEALQTFVASDDDAAKDVVKALAAEIGLQPKDAGPLSNARYLEPLGYLNINFGYVLGYGTQIAPKWLSE; translated from the coding sequence GTGCATATTCACTTCAGACGAAACAAGCCGCCTTCCAAACCAGAAAACAGACGGCAGGAAAAACAAGGAGTGAATAAAATGAATATTGCAATCGTAGGCGCAGGTAACATCGGTTCTGGTCTGGCAAGCGTATTGGCAAAAACCAGCCACAGCATCTCGGTCGTTGACTCCGATGACGGTGTCGCAGCCGCTGCCAAGCTCAAGGAACAGGGCATTGAAGTCAAGGCAAGCGCATTGAAGCCTGCTGTGGCTGCTGCTGATCTCATCATTCTGGCAACGCCTTATGCCGCTTCCAAAGCCATCGTCGCTGAAGCAGACTTTTCCGGCAAAATCCTCGTAGACGTTTCAAACCCGATCACCGACGATTTCTCCGGTCTTCAGGTCGGTTTCAATAGCTCTGCCGCTGAAGAGTTGGCTCAGCTTGCACCAGCTGCCAAAGTAGTCAAAGCCTTTAACACGGTTTTCGCCCAGCATTATGCTTCAGGCCTGAAGCTGAACGGCGAGGCTCTGCAAACCTTTGTCGCTTCTGATGATGATGCAGCAAAAGATGTTGTAAAGGCACTGGCGGCTGAAATCGGTCTCCAGCCAAAAGATGCAGGTCCGCTATCCAATGCCCGATATCTGGAGCCACTTGGCTACCTGAACATCAACTTCGGTTATGTGCTTGGATACGGCACTCAGATTGCCCCAAAATGGCTCTCTGAATAA
- a CDS encoding Zn-dependent hydrolase produces the protein MKKNLRVDGDRLWQSLMDMAKIGPGVAGGNNRQTLTDEDAEGRALFQTWCEDAGLSMGVDKMGSMFMTRPGTDPDALPVYVGSHLDTQPTGGKYDGVLGVLSALELVRMLNDADIKTKHPIVVVNWANEEGGRFSPPMLASGVFAGIHTLDYAYGRKDLEGKTYGDELKRIDWVGDEEVGARKMHAYFEYHIEQGPILEVEKKEIGVVTHCQGLWWLEFTLTGKEAHTGSTPMAMRVNAGLAMARIFEMLQEVTMAAQPNAVGGVGQVTFSPNSRNVLPGTVTFTVDIRTVDIDKLNGMRDAIKEKAAVICEELGVGCSVEQVGQFDPVTFDPTLVDRVRNAAIDLGYSHMDIVSGAGHDACWAAKVAPATMIMCPCVDGLSHNEAEDISKEWATAGADVLLQAVLETAEISE, from the coding sequence ATGAAAAAGAATCTGCGAGTGGATGGAGACCGTCTTTGGCAGTCTCTGATGGACATGGCGAAAATCGGTCCGGGCGTCGCTGGTGGCAACAATCGCCAGACCCTGACCGATGAAGACGCCGAAGGGCGCGCCCTGTTCCAGACATGGTGCGAGGATGCGGGCCTTTCCATGGGGGTCGACAAGATGGGCTCCATGTTCATGACCCGTCCGGGCACCGACCCCGATGCGCTGCCGGTCTATGTCGGCTCACATCTCGACACCCAGCCCACGGGCGGCAAATATGACGGCGTACTCGGCGTGCTTTCAGCGCTCGAACTGGTGCGCATGCTCAATGATGCCGATATCAAGACCAAACATCCGATTGTCGTGGTCAACTGGGCCAATGAGGAAGGCGGCCGCTTCTCTCCGCCGATGCTGGCGTCCGGCGTCTTTGCCGGTATCCATACGCTTGATTATGCCTATGGCCGCAAGGATCTGGAAGGCAAGACCTATGGCGACGAGTTGAAGCGCATCGACTGGGTCGGCGACGAGGAAGTCGGCGCCCGCAAGATGCACGCCTATTTCGAATATCACATCGAGCAGGGGCCGATCCTTGAAGTCGAGAAAAAGGAAATCGGCGTCGTTACCCATTGTCAGGGTCTCTGGTGGCTGGAATTTACCCTGACGGGCAAGGAAGCCCATACCGGATCCACCCCCATGGCGATGCGCGTCAATGCCGGCCTTGCCATGGCCCGCATCTTCGAAATGTTGCAGGAAGTGACAATGGCCGCCCAGCCAAATGCTGTCGGCGGTGTCGGGCAGGTGACCTTCTCGCCAAACTCGCGCAATGTTTTGCCCGGTACGGTCACTTTCACCGTCGACATCCGCACCGTCGATATCGACAAGCTAAACGGCATGCGTGATGCCATCAAGGAAAAGGCCGCCGTCATCTGCGAGGAACTTGGCGTTGGCTGTTCGGTCGAACAGGTCGGCCAGTTCGATCCTGTGACCTTTGATCCGACGCTGGTTGATCGGGTGCGCAATGCAGCCATTGATCTTGGCTATTCGCATATGGATATCGTCTCTGGTGCCGGTCATGATGCCTGCTGGGCTGCCAAGGTAGCCCCCGCCACGATGATCATGTGCCCATGCGTTGACGGGCTTTCCCATAACGAAGCGGAAGACATTTCCAAGGAATGGGCAACAGCCGGGGCCGACGTGCTTTTGCAGGCGGTTTTGGAAACAGCCGAGATCTCGGAATAA
- the ygiD gene encoding 4,5-DOPA dioxygenase extradiol has product MSVSHSLQSLRNNLKASDRMPLVFLGHGNPMNAIEDNVYSQSWNKLGETLPHPQAILVVSAHWMTQGSTLVDVSKLPKTIHDFYGFPDELFAQQYPAHGDPKLAREVVSLLASHHAQEDDRWGLDHGAWTVLQHLYPAADVPVFQLSIDMSKPLSWHLEIGKLLSQLRDRGVLILGSGNVVHNLRAMRWGGKAQDFALEFDKLFADKLANRDFKGLADPKELGSLLRVAHPTVDHYLPALTIAGASDERDDLTFMTESIDLGSVSMRSFVFHGA; this is encoded by the coding sequence ATGAGCGTGTCCCATTCACTTCAAAGCCTTCGCAATAATCTTAAGGCGTCAGACCGCATGCCATTGGTCTTTCTCGGCCATGGCAACCCGATGAATGCCATCGAAGACAATGTTTACAGCCAGAGCTGGAACAAGCTTGGTGAAACCTTGCCCCATCCGCAGGCAATACTCGTGGTTTCTGCCCACTGGATGACGCAAGGATCAACTCTGGTAGATGTATCCAAGTTGCCAAAAACCATCCATGATTTCTACGGCTTTCCTGATGAGCTGTTTGCTCAGCAATACCCGGCACATGGTGACCCGAAACTGGCTCGTGAAGTGGTTTCCCTTTTGGCCAGCCATCATGCGCAAGAAGATGATCGCTGGGGGCTTGATCACGGCGCTTGGACGGTTCTGCAACATTTGTATCCGGCAGCTGATGTGCCCGTGTTCCAGCTGTCGATCGATATGAGCAAGCCGCTAAGCTGGCATTTGGAGATCGGCAAACTCTTGTCGCAATTGCGTGATCGTGGCGTGTTGATCCTTGGCTCTGGTAACGTGGTGCACAATCTACGCGCTATGCGTTGGGGCGGAAAGGCCCAAGACTTCGCGCTGGAGTTTGACAAGCTGTTCGCTGACAAACTGGCTAATCGCGACTTCAAGGGACTTGCCGATCCAAAAGAGCTTGGCTCTTTGCTGCGTGTCGCGCACCCGACGGTAGACCATTATTTGCCAGCGCTTACGATCGCCGGAGCGTCCGATGAAAGGGACGACCTGACCTTTATGACCGAGAGCATCGATCTTGGCTCGGTCTCCATGCGCTCCTTCGTCTTCCACGGCGCCTGA
- a CDS encoding CoA-acylating methylmalonate-semialdehyde dehydrogenase has product MYHVNNIINGTPVASVSSRSSAIFDPATGEQIGTLSLSTDAEVNAAVAAAKAALPGWAATPPAKRARVMFAYQALVRERADDIAREISREHGKTHDDALGEVARALEVIEFACAIPELLKGEFSRNVGTGIDTHSERQPLGVVAGITPFNFPAMVPMWMFPMAIACGNTFVLKPSERDPSAANFVCELLMEAGLPQGVLNVVHGDKSAVDALLDHPDVKAVSFVGSTPIAEYVYKRGTDSAKRVQALGGAKNHMIVMPDADMDQAADALMGAAFGSAGERCMAVSVAVPIGAETAARLVSSLKPKVEALKIGPSSDETAEMGPVITAAAKERIVGLIDSGVEQGAELVVDGRGFELQGYEGGYFVGGTLFDKVTPAMDIYKTEIFGPVLSVMEPQSFESAVELINIHEYGNGTAIFTRNGDAARKFSSQIEVGMVGINVPIPVPVAFHSFGGWKRSSFGSHGIYGPEAVHFYTKLKTTTTRWPEGLTEGAIFTFPS; this is encoded by the coding sequence ATGTATCACGTGAATAATATTATCAACGGGACACCTGTCGCTTCGGTTTCTAGCCGGTCAAGCGCCATATTCGATCCTGCTACAGGAGAGCAAATCGGTACGTTGTCTTTGTCGACAGATGCCGAGGTTAATGCCGCTGTGGCCGCCGCCAAAGCCGCGCTGCCGGGCTGGGCCGCAACGCCTCCTGCCAAACGGGCGCGTGTGATGTTTGCCTATCAGGCTCTGGTGCGCGAGCGAGCCGACGACATCGCCCGCGAGATCAGTCGCGAACATGGCAAGACCCACGATGACGCGCTGGGCGAGGTGGCCCGTGCTCTGGAGGTTATCGAATTTGCCTGCGCCATTCCCGAATTGCTCAAGGGCGAATTCTCGCGCAATGTCGGAACCGGCATCGATACCCATTCCGAGCGCCAGCCGCTTGGCGTGGTGGCAGGCATCACGCCGTTCAACTTCCCGGCCATGGTGCCGATGTGGATGTTCCCCATGGCCATCGCCTGCGGCAACACTTTTGTTCTGAAACCTTCCGAGCGCGATCCGTCTGCTGCCAATTTCGTCTGCGAGCTGCTGATGGAAGCCGGTTTGCCTCAAGGCGTTCTCAATGTGGTGCATGGCGACAAATCGGCCGTGGATGCGCTGCTTGATCACCCTGATGTCAAGGCGGTGAGCTTTGTCGGCTCGACCCCGATTGCCGAATATGTCTACAAGCGCGGAACGGACAGCGCCAAGCGGGTGCAGGCACTGGGCGGGGCCAAGAATCACATGATCGTCATGCCTGATGCCGATATGGATCAGGCCGCCGATGCCCTGATGGGGGCCGCATTCGGATCAGCTGGTGAGCGTTGCATGGCAGTTTCTGTCGCCGTTCCCATTGGCGCGGAGACCGCCGCCAGACTTGTTTCCAGCCTGAAACCCAAGGTCGAAGCGCTCAAGATTGGCCCTTCAAGCGATGAGACGGCAGAAATGGGCCCCGTAATCACGGCTGCTGCCAAGGAGCGCATTGTCGGGCTCATCGATAGTGGCGTGGAGCAGGGGGCGGAGCTGGTGGTCGATGGTCGAGGCTTCGAGCTTCAGGGTTATGAGGGCGGATACTTCGTCGGCGGCACCCTGTTTGACAAGGTTACCCCGGCTATGGACATCTACAAGACCGAAATTTTCGGGCCGGTGCTCTCCGTCATGGAGCCGCAGAGTTTCGAGAGCGCTGTCGAACTGATAAATATTCATGAATATGGCAACGGCACCGCGATCTTTACGCGCAATGGTGATGCTGCCCGCAAATTTTCCAGCCAGATCGAGGTCGGCATGGTCGGCATCAATGTACCCATTCCGGTACCCGTCGCCTTCCATTCCTTTGGTGGCTGGAAACGCTCCAGCTTCGGCTCGCATGGAATCTATGGGCCGGAAGCCGTTCATTTCTACACCAAATTAAAGACCACCACGACGCGTTGGCCCGAGGGACTGACCGAGGGCGCCATATTCACTTTCCCGAGCTAG
- a CDS encoding thiamine pyrophosphate-binding protein, translating to MKTSIGNYLFNRLKEMGIGHIFGVPGDFTLQMLDQIEEVEGLRFVGNCNELNSAYAADGYARLNRISAMFTTYGVGDLSALCGVAGACAENVPIVFISGAPPLYAMEGRLRIHHSLAEGNFDNVMNSVREFTVAQTRLTPANAAFEIDRILRICWIERQPVFIQVPSNISYLMIDAPESPLDLSMPDSDKENLSSAIELVQNYLEKAKRPAVLIDMDVDRTGYAEALTRLVEKYKIPYASFRSGKAILSESSSLFAGIYNGAASAPHVRDIIENSDCLFVTAPSFVEASTLQFIDQMSAETIVSIRGHSSTIGGEVFEGVMAEELINGLVERVEERTASGVPENLVAPQDIEIQPDLALTQKRFWPLMEGFFKEGDVILAENGTSNIAMTGLRLPAGANYLSQMVWGAIGYTLPAMLGSMMAVPDRRQILFIGDGSFQLTAQELSTLLREGLKPIIFLINNRGYTIERYIQGMKASYNDIANWDYTALMKVFAPDVDSFTASVKTEGELAEALQLCEQKDCATLIEIHLDPFDAPEPLKIFGPKTAELDYGKRRVPR from the coding sequence ATGAAGACGAGCATAGGCAATTATCTGTTCAACCGATTGAAGGAAATGGGGATCGGGCATATTTTCGGCGTGCCTGGAGATTTCACCCTGCAAATGCTCGATCAGATTGAAGAGGTTGAAGGGCTTCGCTTTGTTGGCAATTGCAATGAGTTGAACTCGGCTTATGCCGCAGACGGTTATGCGCGGCTCAATCGAATTTCGGCAATGTTTACCACCTATGGGGTGGGGGATCTGTCTGCCCTTTGTGGTGTCGCCGGGGCTTGCGCCGAGAATGTTCCGATTGTTTTCATCTCTGGCGCTCCTCCGCTTTATGCCATGGAAGGACGACTGCGTATCCACCATTCGCTCGCCGAAGGCAACTTCGACAATGTCATGAATAGTGTGCGGGAGTTTACCGTTGCCCAAACGCGCTTGACCCCTGCCAACGCAGCCTTTGAAATTGATAGAATCCTGCGAATTTGCTGGATTGAGCGCCAGCCGGTCTTCATTCAGGTCCCCTCGAACATTTCCTATCTCATGATTGATGCACCAGAGAGCCCTCTGGATTTGTCTATGCCCGATAGTGACAAAGAGAATCTTTCGAGCGCCATCGAACTCGTTCAAAACTATCTCGAAAAGGCCAAACGGCCAGCAGTCCTGATCGACATGGACGTTGATAGAACGGGCTATGCCGAAGCGTTGACCCGGCTGGTTGAAAAATACAAGATTCCATACGCGTCCTTCCGCTCCGGTAAGGCAATTTTGAGCGAGTCGTCTTCGCTCTTCGCTGGCATCTACAATGGCGCAGCGTCGGCCCCTCATGTGCGCGACATCATCGAGAATTCCGACTGCCTGTTCGTCACAGCTCCAAGTTTTGTGGAAGCCAGCACCTTGCAGTTTATCGACCAGATGTCGGCAGAGACGATTGTTTCCATTCGCGGCCATAGTTCCACCATCGGTGGCGAGGTCTTCGAAGGCGTCATGGCAGAGGAACTGATCAACGGCCTTGTTGAGCGGGTGGAAGAGCGAACAGCAAGTGGTGTGCCTGAGAATCTTGTAGCGCCTCAAGATATTGAAATTCAGCCTGATCTGGCACTTACGCAGAAGCGGTTCTGGCCACTCATGGAAGGCTTTTTCAAGGAAGGCGACGTTATTCTCGCAGAGAATGGCACTTCGAATATTGCCATGACGGGGTTGCGGTTGCCTGCTGGTGCCAACTACCTTTCGCAAATGGTTTGGGGCGCGATTGGCTACACCTTGCCTGCGATGCTTGGCTCTATGATGGCTGTTCCTGACCGGCGACAAATCCTGTTTATTGGTGATGGCTCCTTCCAGCTGACGGCGCAAGAGCTTTCAACCCTTCTACGCGAAGGATTAAAGCCGATCATATTCCTCATCAATAATCGCGGTTACACGATCGAACGCTACATTCAGGGCATGAAAGCCAGCTACAATGATATTGCCAACTGGGACTATACGGCTCTGATGAAAGTCTTCGCTCCTGATGTGGACTCGTTCACTGCATCGGTCAAGACCGAAGGAGAGTTGGCCGAGGCGCTTCAGCTTTGCGAGCAAAAGGACTGTGCAACTCTCATTGAAATTCATCTCGATCCGTTTGACGCGCCGGAGCCTTTGAAGATTTTCGGCCCCAAAACGGCCGAGCTGGATTATGGCAAACGCAGAGTGCCGCGCTAG
- a CDS encoding TetR family transcriptional regulator C-terminal domain-containing protein, producing the protein MTTKNSTKQKKNRAHNIENILSAAEVVFAQFGYNGASISRIADEAGLPKSNVVYYFSTKELLYRTVVEDIFNVWRAAADEIVEDADPREALGSYIDTKLELAKTRPYGSKVWANEIIQGAPIVQDYLETELRSWTEERINVIHKWIAAGKIRPISPKHLLFTIWATTQHYADFKHQISTLNAGSDLNAEQWEETKQAVKDLLLFGICH; encoded by the coding sequence ATGACCACCAAGAACTCCACAAAACAGAAAAAAAACAGGGCTCATAATATTGAAAATATATTGTCTGCTGCGGAAGTAGTTTTTGCGCAATTCGGTTATAATGGTGCCTCTATCAGTCGTATTGCAGATGAGGCTGGCCTGCCGAAGTCAAATGTCGTTTATTACTTTTCTACCAAAGAGTTACTGTATAGGACTGTAGTAGAAGACATCTTCAATGTGTGGCGCGCTGCGGCAGATGAAATCGTTGAAGATGCAGACCCCAGAGAAGCTTTAGGCAGCTATATCGATACCAAGCTGGAGCTGGCCAAAACACGGCCCTATGGCTCCAAGGTCTGGGCCAATGAAATCATTCAGGGCGCGCCGATTGTTCAGGACTATTTGGAAACCGAGCTGCGCTCATGGACTGAAGAGAGAATCAACGTCATCCACAAATGGATTGCAGCGGGCAAGATTCGCCCGATCAGCCCGAAGCACTTGCTCTTCACGATTTGGGCAACAACGCAGCATTATGCCGACTTCAAGCATCAGATCTCTACCCTGAATGCGGGTAGTGACCTGAATGCTGAACAATGGGAAGAGACTAAGCAGGCGGTCAAAGACCTTCTACTGTTTGGCATTTGCCACTAG
- the hydA gene encoding dihydropyrimidinase yields MSKVIKGGTIVTADLTYEADVKIEDGIITEIGSNLSGDEILDATGCYVMPGGIDPHVHLEMPFMGTYSADDFSSGTRAAVSGGTTMVVDFCLPDPGQSLMDALMRWDNKSTMATCDYSFHMAITWWGEQVFNEMETVVREKGINTFKHFLAYKGSLMVNDDELFASFQRCAELGAMPLVHAENGDVVASMSAKLLDQGNTGPEAHAYSRPPEVEGEATNRAIMLADMAGVPLYVVHTSCEQSHEAIRRARQKGIRVYGEPLIQHLTLDESEYFDKDWDHAARRVMSPPFRNKMHQDSLWAGLQAGSLSCVATDHCAFTTEQKRYGVGDFTKIPNGTGGLEDRMPMLWTYGVGTGRLTMNEFVAVTSTNIAKILNMYPKKGAILVGADADIVVWDPKLKKTISAATQVSTIDYSVFEGKEVTGLPRFTLSRGKVVVEESTLKTEEGHGKFVARQPYGAVNKALSTWKELVSPRPIVRAGIPPSGV; encoded by the coding sequence ATGAGCAAAGTGATTAAGGGCGGCACCATTGTCACCGCCGATCTGACTTATGAAGCCGATGTGAAAATCGAGGATGGTATCATTACCGAAATCGGTTCAAATCTTTCCGGTGATGAAATTCTGGATGCCACGGGATGTTATGTCATGCCGGGTGGCATCGACCCGCATGTGCATCTGGAAATGCCATTCATGGGCACTTATTCGGCAGATGACTTTTCCTCGGGCACCCGGGCTGCCGTTTCCGGAGGCACCACCATGGTGGTTGACTTCTGCCTGCCCGATCCCGGCCAGAGCCTGATGGATGCCCTGATGCGCTGGGACAACAAGTCAACGATGGCCACCTGCGACTATTCCTTCCATATGGCGATCACCTGGTGGGGCGAGCAGGTCTTCAATGAAATGGAAACCGTGGTGCGCGAGAAGGGTATCAACACCTTCAAGCATTTCCTTGCTTATAAAGGCTCGCTGATGGTCAATGACGACGAGCTGTTCGCCTCCTTCCAGCGCTGCGCCGAGCTGGGGGCGATGCCGCTGGTCCATGCCGAGAATGGTGATGTCGTGGCGTCCATGTCGGCAAAGCTGCTCGATCAGGGTAACACTGGCCCTGAAGCCCATGCCTATTCCCGTCCGCCGGAAGTGGAGGGCGAGGCCACCAACCGCGCCATCATGCTGGCCGATATGGCTGGTGTGCCGCTCTATGTCGTCCATACGTCCTGCGAGCAGAGCCATGAAGCCATCCGCCGCGCCCGCCAGAAGGGCATCCGGGTTTATGGTGAGCCACTGATCCAGCATCTGACCCTTGATGAGAGCGAATATTTCGACAAGGACTGGGATCACGCCGCACGCCGCGTCATGAGCCCGCCCTTCCGCAACAAGATGCATCAGGACAGCCTGTGGGCCGGGCTTCAGGCCGGTTCGCTTTCCTGCGTTGCGACCGACCATTGCGCCTTCACCACCGAGCAGAAACGCTATGGCGTTGGCGATTTCACCAAGATCCCGAACGGCACCGGCGGCCTTGAAGATCGCATGCCGATGCTCTGGACCTATGGTGTCGGCACCGGTCGTCTAACGATGAATGAATTTGTCGCCGTCACCTCAACCAATATCGCCAAGATCCTCAACATGTATCCGAAAAAGGGCGCGATCCTTGTCGGGGCTGATGCCGACATCGTGGTTTGGGATCCCAAGCTGAAGAAGACCATTTCCGCCGCAACTCAGGTATCGACCATCGATTACAGCGTCTTCGAGGGCAAGGAAGTGACCGGCCTGCCGCGCTTCACGCTCTCCCGCGGCAAGGTCGTGGTCGAGGAAAGCACGCTGAAAACCGAAGAGGGCCACGGCAAATTTGTTGCCCGCCAGCCTTACGGGGCGGTCAACAAGGCGCTGTCAACATGGAAGGAACTGGTCTCGCCACGCCCGATCGTGCGCGCAG
- a CDS encoding LysR family transcriptional regulator produces MDLVDGLKAFVATAQTGSFTDAAERMGISNRLTSKYVAELEARIGARLLQRTTRKVGLTPVGEDLLARAPALLDELDDLIGSVREESKGLSGLVRISASVSFGEIYVGDMLRRFVGRHPQMNVDLRLNDAYVDLARDGIDLAFRIGTPSVSSLKARKLGDMGSAIVASPDYIEKHGEPSKPDDLLDHICMVDANRRDPTRWVFVKDGKHVDIVIKRRFVVNSAKVARDWAVAGDAIAYCPRFIVADDLAEGRLVPLLCDYQGLSTPLSAVYLDGTVLPRKVRAIIDFALEDIKINSPF; encoded by the coding sequence ATGGATCTTGTCGATGGCCTGAAGGCGTTTGTTGCCACCGCTCAAACCGGTTCATTCACTGATGCTGCCGAGCGTATGGGTATTTCCAACCGCTTGACATCCAAATATGTTGCCGAGCTGGAAGCGCGGATCGGGGCTCGTCTGTTGCAAAGGACGACGCGAAAGGTTGGCCTCACTCCTGTTGGCGAAGACCTTTTGGCGCGGGCGCCTGCGCTGCTTGATGAATTGGACGACCTGATCGGGTCGGTGAGAGAAGAATCCAAGGGGCTTTCCGGTCTTGTCCGAATATCGGCTTCGGTATCCTTTGGCGAGATATATGTGGGCGACATGTTGCGCCGATTTGTAGGCCGTCACCCGCAAATGAATGTCGATTTACGCCTCAATGATGCCTATGTGGATCTCGCCCGAGACGGTATCGATCTTGCTTTCCGCATTGGCACGCCAAGCGTTTCTTCGCTCAAGGCGCGCAAGCTGGGTGATATGGGCTCGGCAATCGTTGCGTCTCCTGACTATATCGAGAAGCACGGAGAACCGAGCAAGCCAGACGATTTGCTCGATCATATTTGCATGGTTGATGCCAACCGCCGCGACCCCACAAGGTGGGTTTTCGTAAAGGACGGAAAGCATGTTGATATCGTCATCAAACGGCGGTTCGTGGTCAACAGTGCCAAGGTCGCGCGCGATTGGGCCGTTGCTGGCGATGCGATTGCCTATTGCCCTCGTTTCATTGTTGCTGATGATTTGGCAGAAGGGCGCCTGGTGCCATTGCTGTGTGATTATCAGGGCCTGTCTACGCCTCTGAGCGCCGTCTATCTCGACGGCACGGTGCTTCCGCGCAAAGTGCGAGCAATCATTGATTTCGCGCTCGAAGATATCAAGATAAACAGCCCGTTCTGA